AACCGCCTCTCTGGATAGGAGAAAGCGAAGCACTCCTCTGCCTTGCGGAAGGGGAAATATGGAAAGTGCCCCTAAACAGTGGTAAAATACAAAACTTGACAAAAAACTTTGAGTTTTCCGTTCACGATGTATTCTACCAAAGCGAGGGGTATACATCTGGAACGGTTGACAACGCTATCACGATAAAAGTTTATGACGCGAAACGAAAGTGTCACAGTTTTTATCGTTTCAGCCTCACAGATAACACAGTTACACTTTTGCGATCAGAAGACAAGCACCGGACCACTCATACAGGTCGCTTTTATAAAGATGTGGCAGAGAAAACCGGAGAATTTATTTATGTTGTTGAAAGCAATCAAGAACCGCCAAATATTTGGATGAGTGATGCTAATTTTGAATCTCCGTGGCAAATTACAGACATTAATCCACATTTACAAACTATTGATTTTGGCAGAAGTGAGCTCATTGAGTGGACACTTGAAGATGGAGAAACAGTTAAAGGGATCCTTGTGCTACCCTCTGAGGCATCTGAGAAAAATCCTGCCCCGATGATTGTAAGTGTCTATCCGGGAATAACGCCTTCGACAGAAATCAATAACACCTTTGCTCTCGGCAAGGGCTTGGGGAGTAACCATCCGGGTATGTTTGCTTCGCGAGGCTATGCGCTTTTATTCCCTGACTTCCCCATACAGAACATCGAGCCATACAAACAGTTTTCAGATGTTATTCTTCCAGGTGTTGACGCAGCTATTTCGACTAAAAGGGTAGATGCAGAACGGTTAGGAGTCGTCGGTCATAGTCACGGTGGATACGCCGTGAATGTCCTTATCACACAAACAACGCGATTTAAAGCGGCAGTCGCTTTTGCGTCTACGAGTAACTTAATCAGTGAGTACCTTGTTAATACAGGAATTGGTCCCGGTTGGTACGAGACTGGAAGGGGAGGGATGGGCGGGACCCTGTGGGAATTTCCGCAACGTTATATCGATGGTTCACCAGTCTTTCATCTGGATAAGGTTGAGACCCCTTTGCTGCTTATTCACGGAGATCAAGATTTCGTCCCCTTTGAACAGGCTCAGGAAATGTTCAACGGACTCGCGCGTCTTGGAAAAGAGGTTGTGTTGTTGAAATACAAGGAGTCAGACCATTTTCTTGGCTCTTGGTCAAACGAAAAACTTGCCGATTATTGGGAGCGGGTACTAAACTGGTTTGACGAATATCTGAAATAACGCGAGTTCGACGTTGACTTACTACGAGCTGCCTTTTTGCTGGATTTGCTTGCGCTTGGACAAAGTTCACCTATCAGTAAATATTAATAATATATTTTTTATATTCCACCATAACTGGGCCTTGACATCCTCTCCAATCTAAAGATTGGAGATTCCTTTTGTTGCTTGTAGCAACATTCCTTGGGTTTAATCCAAGGCAACAGGGACTTCCAAGCGAAAGCCCAAGGGCGGTGCCATCCGGGGCGAACCCATTGCCGCCACTACAGGGTCGCCTAAACAACCCTGATACTTTCTCAAAATATTAATTGCACCTACGCCATCGCGATGATACTCAAAACCGCACTTACAGGTGTACTCACGATTATTAGGTTTCTTCCTATTGCCGCACTCCGGGCAGGTTTGTGAAGTGTAAGCCTCATCAATTTGAACAACCTTGATACCTAACACTTTTGACTTGTAGGCAATCAAAGACGTAATCTTGCCAAATGCCCACTGGTGCAACTTCTGATTGGCACGATTGCCGTAGTTGATATTGTCGCGTATGCCAGTCAGGTCACCCAAGACAATCGTGCCAATCCCTTTATACTTGCAGTATTTCAGGAACTTGGTGGTATGTTTATGGAGAGCGTCTTTGATTTGGTTGTCAATTTTCTTGATGCGTTTCCACTTACGCCTCGTGAGTTTCCACCAGCGTTTGCTGTGCCGCTTACACCTACTGATAGCATGACTGAACTCAGATAGCACTTTATTACGCAGTCGGTACAGGGATCTGATGTACCGTCCATTGTAAATATGCGTATCCATGCCGTCATGTGTCACAATAGGATGTATCTCGCCAATATCCACACCTACTACGCCCTTACCAGAATCAGTATCCTTAACCTCATATCTATAGGAAAAATGCAATTCCCACTGTCCATAGTTGTAAACCAAATCAATAGTAGCAATGTGTTCCGTTTCAGACATGTTAAAGTTAGACGGCAGTTGTATGCCTAATTTATCACTATTAGAACCCATGGAAAGAACAAGGCGTTTACCAAACAAACTATTATCCACAAAAGTAATCGCAGACTTCAACCAACGCGTCGTCATATAGTTCTTACGCTTATTAGGCGGTTTAGGATTCACAACGCCACCACTCTTCTTCAAAGCACTGTAAGACTTCCACGACTTGAAATATTGCTTCCTAATCGCCTGTATACTTTGAGAATGCAAAGGCTGTGACTTAGACAGGTTTTTATCTATCCAACCTTCACAATCACCTCCAAACCAGAAATGATCATGAGCATGAGGATAACCACGATGCCATTGGTACATATCCATCAAATACAAACACTCATTCCATACAGACGCTGACGCTTCCTGAATATCGGAAAAACCAGACTGCTTTTTTACCTTCAAAATCTTCGTTCTGTGGAAATACGCCATAACCTAACCCCACACAATATCAACTACCAAACTTACATCTACTTAGTATAGCACAAGCACACT
This genomic stretch from Candidatus Poribacteria bacterium harbors:
- a CDS encoding prolyl oligopeptidase family serine peptidase, producing MNSLTLEDLLKFNTFAVRVPIDISSDGNWIAYNTRNRKAYEGSVGDSAYSKTGVVFEMVQATVWVTNTRTGEHRNLTPNWGSSWAPRWSPDGARLAFFSDQRGKPHLFIWNRETEEIQEFTSTIVRTFFGFEVPKWTPDGRFILVRSIASADVPIFDESMQDKPQVLPKVSQETSFVEVYESENGQLQGERHETRDIERRVDLIILDTKTGKTLSLMKEHEISSIDIAPNGEQVAVMVCLGYETPTSLQLVYDLYVLPLPVELSDASVTEIEPLVRKIRLQDAGITVSWSSDSRYVAWTTAGDLASGDAFILDVETNMVRNITESFNVNLGRDYQPPLWIGESEALLCLAEGEIWKVPLNSGKIQNLTKNFEFSVHDVFYQSEGYTSGTVDNAITIKVYDAKRKCHSFYRFSLTDNTVTLLRSEDKHRTTHTGRFYKDVAEKTGEFIYVVESNQEPPNIWMSDANFESPWQITDINPHLQTIDFGRSELIEWTLEDGETVKGILVLPSEASEKNPAPMIVSVYPGITPSTEINNTFALGKGLGSNHPGMFASRGYALLFPDFPIQNIEPYKQFSDVILPGVDAAISTKRVDAERLGVVGHSHGGYAVNVLITQTTRFKAAVAFASTSNLISEYLVNTGIGPGWYETGRGGMGGTLWEFPQRYIDGSPVFHLDKVETPLLLIHGDQDFVPFEQAQEMFNGLARLGKEVVLLKYKESDHFLGSWSNEKLADYWERVLNWFDEYLK
- a CDS encoding transposase, with the protein product MAYFHRTKILKVKKQSGFSDIQEASASVWNECLYLMDMYQWHRGYPHAHDHFWFGGDCEGWIDKNLSKSQPLHSQSIQAIRKQYFKSWKSYSALKKSGGVVNPKPPNKRKNYMTTRWLKSAITFVDNSLFGKRLVLSMGSNSDKLGIQLPSNFNMSETEHIATIDLVYNYGQWELHFSYRYEVKDTDSGKGVVGVDIGEIHPIVTHDGMDTHIYNGRYIRSLYRLRNKVLSEFSHAISRCKRHSKRWWKLTRRKWKRIKKIDNQIKDALHKHTTKFLKYCKYKGIGTIVLGDLTGIRDNINYGNRANQKLHQWAFGKITSLIAYKSKVLGIKVVQIDEAYTSQTCPECGNRKKPNNREYTCKCGFEYHRDGVGAINILRKYQGCLGDPVVAAMGSPRMAPPLGFRLEVPVALD